One Salmo trutta chromosome 26, fSalTru1.1, whole genome shotgun sequence DNA window includes the following coding sequences:
- the hepacama gene encoding hepatic and glial cell adhesion molecule a isoform X2, with translation MKEERRKTSSKEDTAFPSLFSLFGLLLFQAVRVAGVNITSQAHLVRGTLGGEALLSVSYSSTSSDQPVIKWQLKRNKQQPITVVQSIGTSIIGNLRPEYRDRIMVFENGTLLLHNLQLSDEGAYEVEISITDDAFTAEFNINLTVDVPVSRPYVQMIASSVLELSEHFTLHCSHGDGTKPTYGWLKGGKVLTNDSHLLLSHDQKYLTIARVLMSDDDIYSCTVDNPISSMRSVPVKLTVYRRSSLYIILTTGGIFLLITLVTVCACWKPSKKKKRRAATAAMLQRSPVYVERSDISHDVDVVPKTIAHGTHGRRSPMALYVVNEDESLEGEDDCSANSISPSDLAPPGYPSPLPLSSHSPEAPTRPVSKYPRTPVPSPPATPLKPSAQPPVMPSAPPPGSPPQVQSSGRKLRPPVGIPTNQQTEEPPATSEADDGD, from the exons atgaaggaggagaggaggaagacttCCTCGAAAGAAGACACAGCGTTTCCTTCGCTATTTTCACTCTTCGGCCTCCTTCTTTTCCAGGCAG TCAGAGTGGCTGGTGTCAACATCACCAGTCAGGCTCATCTGGTCCGAGGCACGTTGGGTGGAGAGGCCCTCCTCTCTGTCAGCTACAGCAGCACCAGCTCCGACCAACCGGTCATCAAGTGGCAGCTGAAGAGGAACAAGCAGCAGCCCATCACCGTAGTCCAGTCCATAGGCACCAGCATCATCGGGAACCTGCGGCCCGAGTACAGGGACCGTATCATGGTGTTTGAGAACGGCACCTTGCTCCTCCACAACCTGCAGCTGTCTGACGAGGGGGCCTATGAAGTGGAGATCTCCATAACGGATGATGCCTTCACTGCGGAGTTCAACATCAACCTCACCGTAGATG TACCTGTGTCCAGACCCTACGTCCAAATGATAGCCTCCTCGGTGCTGGAGTTGAGTGAACACTTCACCTTACACTGTTCCCACGGCGATGGCACCAAGCCCACCTACGGCTGGCTGAAAGGGGGAAAGGTGCTGACCAATGACTCGCACCTGCTCCTGTCACATGACCAGAAGTATCTGACCATCGCCCGGGTGCTGATGTCAGACGATGACATCTACAGCTGTACGGTGGATAACCCAATCAGTAGCATGAGGAGTGTGCCTGTCAAACTCACCGTCTACA GACGGAGTTCCCTGTATATCATCCTTACCACCGGGGGCATTTTCCTCCTCATCACCCTGGTGACAGTGTGCGCCTGCTGGAAGCCCTCTAAAAA AAAGAAGCGGCGGGCTGCTACGGCAGCCATGTTGCAGAGATCTCCAGTATATGTTGAGAGGAGTGACATCAGTCATGAtg TTGATGTGGTGCCAAAAACAATAGCCCATGGAACCCATGGCCGTAGGAGCCCAATGGCTCTTTATGTTGTCAACGAAGAT GAGAGTCTCGAAGGTGAGGATGATTGTTCAGCCAACTCCATCAGCCCCTCAGACCTCGCCCCGCCTGGTTACCCCAGCCCCCTCCCACTGTCCTCCCACTCACCCGAGGCACCCACCCGGCCCGTTAGCAAATACCCTCGTACCCCTGTGCCCTCACCCCCTGCCACCCCACTCAAGCCCTCTGCTCAGCCACCTGTCATGCCCTCAGCTCCACCCCCTGGATCACCTCCACAAGTCCAGAGCTCAGGGCGTAAACTCCGCCCTCCTGTGGGCATCCCCACCAATCAACAGACAGAGGAGCCCCCGGCAACCTCAGAGGCCGACGACGGGGATTAA
- the hepacama gene encoding hepatic and glial cell adhesion molecule a isoform X1 — protein sequence MQAAEPSLAVLCILRDVPGVDKSCPLGGRGTQRCTQDEGGEEEDFLERRHSVSFAIFTLRPPSFPVRVAGVNITSQAHLVRGTLGGEALLSVSYSSTSSDQPVIKWQLKRNKQQPITVVQSIGTSIIGNLRPEYRDRIMVFENGTLLLHNLQLSDEGAYEVEISITDDAFTAEFNINLTVDVPVSRPYVQMIASSVLELSEHFTLHCSHGDGTKPTYGWLKGGKVLTNDSHLLLSHDQKYLTIARVLMSDDDIYSCTVDNPISSMRSVPVKLTVYRRSSLYIILTTGGIFLLITLVTVCACWKPSKKKKRRAATAAMLQRSPVYVERSDISHDVDVVPKTIAHGTHGRRSPMALYVVNEDESLEGEDDCSANSISPSDLAPPGYPSPLPLSSHSPEAPTRPVSKYPRTPVPSPPATPLKPSAQPPVMPSAPPPGSPPQVQSSGRKLRPPVGIPTNQQTEEPPATSEADDGD from the exons ATGCAGGCAGCTGAGCCCAGTCTTGCAGTCTTGTGCATTCTCAGGGACGTGCCTGGAGTGGACAAATCATGCCCATTGGGTGGGAGAGGGACTCAGCGCTGTACCCAagatgaaggaggagaggaggaagacttCCTCGAAAGAAGACACAGCGTTTCCTTCGCTATTTTCACTCTTCGGCCTCCTTCTTTTCCAG TCAGAGTGGCTGGTGTCAACATCACCAGTCAGGCTCATCTGGTCCGAGGCACGTTGGGTGGAGAGGCCCTCCTCTCTGTCAGCTACAGCAGCACCAGCTCCGACCAACCGGTCATCAAGTGGCAGCTGAAGAGGAACAAGCAGCAGCCCATCACCGTAGTCCAGTCCATAGGCACCAGCATCATCGGGAACCTGCGGCCCGAGTACAGGGACCGTATCATGGTGTTTGAGAACGGCACCTTGCTCCTCCACAACCTGCAGCTGTCTGACGAGGGGGCCTATGAAGTGGAGATCTCCATAACGGATGATGCCTTCACTGCGGAGTTCAACATCAACCTCACCGTAGATG TACCTGTGTCCAGACCCTACGTCCAAATGATAGCCTCCTCGGTGCTGGAGTTGAGTGAACACTTCACCTTACACTGTTCCCACGGCGATGGCACCAAGCCCACCTACGGCTGGCTGAAAGGGGGAAAGGTGCTGACCAATGACTCGCACCTGCTCCTGTCACATGACCAGAAGTATCTGACCATCGCCCGGGTGCTGATGTCAGACGATGACATCTACAGCTGTACGGTGGATAACCCAATCAGTAGCATGAGGAGTGTGCCTGTCAAACTCACCGTCTACA GACGGAGTTCCCTGTATATCATCCTTACCACCGGGGGCATTTTCCTCCTCATCACCCTGGTGACAGTGTGCGCCTGCTGGAAGCCCTCTAAAAA AAAGAAGCGGCGGGCTGCTACGGCAGCCATGTTGCAGAGATCTCCAGTATATGTTGAGAGGAGTGACATCAGTCATGAtg TTGATGTGGTGCCAAAAACAATAGCCCATGGAACCCATGGCCGTAGGAGCCCAATGGCTCTTTATGTTGTCAACGAAGAT GAGAGTCTCGAAGGTGAGGATGATTGTTCAGCCAACTCCATCAGCCCCTCAGACCTCGCCCCGCCTGGTTACCCCAGCCCCCTCCCACTGTCCTCCCACTCACCCGAGGCACCCACCCGGCCCGTTAGCAAATACCCTCGTACCCCTGTGCCCTCACCCCCTGCCACCCCACTCAAGCCCTCTGCTCAGCCACCTGTCATGCCCTCAGCTCCACCCCCTGGATCACCTCCACAAGTCCAGAGCTCAGGGCGTAAACTCCGCCCTCCTGTGGGCATCCCCACCAATCAACAGACAGAGGAGCCCCCGGCAACCTCAGAGGCCGACGACGGGGATTAA
- the nrgnb gene encoding neurogranin (protein kinase C substrate, RC3) b produces the protein MDCHIEECSQPQEEEDIMDIPLDDPEANKAAAKIQAGFRGHMTRKKIKPADKPEGEEEDEEVSSSGEALNGNQGDTVSGGSEGVERDDTSVPEQ, from the exons ATGGACTGCCACATT GAAGAATGCAGCCAAccccaggaggaggaggacatcATGGACATACCTCTGGATGACCCCGAGGCCAACAAGGCAGCTGCCAAGATCCAGGCTGGCTTCCGTGGTCACATGACCAGGAAGAAGATTAAGCCTGCTGACAAGcctgagggggaggaggaggatgaggaagtgagCAGCAGTGGTGAGGCCCTCAACGGAAACCAGGGGGACACAG TATCAGGAGGAtcagagggagtagagagagatgacACATCTGTGCCGGAACAGTGA